The window CCCAAACAACATCTGTAGGTTGAATTGTTCTGGGTATAATTGTATATACGTTGGTTAAATGGTAAAGTTAGTCTGGGCTTACTCGTCCATGCGTTAAATTGACCATTTATGCcactgtaaaaaatttcaCTAATTTTACATGTGATTTTATGTTAACTAACGACCGCTTTATTACCCTGGCGATAAAAGTTGTCTTTCCATACTGGAGACTGACATTTCATCCATAATAGGCGCTGTTAAGGAGGCgttaaacaccaaaaaatcccccaaaatctttgtttgttttattatacagtgaatttactaaaagactgattactcgaaaaatcctccatgtggctctctgaaattttgcatgtcaatttagtatgctttgaactatcattccataaaatgccatcaaaaaaccatgattcgaactttttttacagaggcgtaaaataaacactagaatttttggtctaaaaaaacaattttagttactatcatgctaatttttagcctaattctgcatgCGACCTGAGACATTGAAGCGTGCCAattgctagggtaattcccaggctagaaaccaacaccaacagtgctgccttctgattggtctaaataggttttttaaagccctacgtaggacgtacaacaaattcataaagatcttagttttaggggtTTGACACCTCCTTAAGTCTCACGTATTGATTTGCGCAGGCAACATGACTATACAAAAGTTTGCTAATTGTTGCACAACGTCTATACCTCTATAAACATTTGAAACGCATTTCCGATACGTGCAATTTTATCACATTAATTTGCTGACACGCATATTCTTTCACTATCACTCATTTGTCGTGTGATAAATGGATTTGTCTGGATAGTTTGTCACAAAAGAGCAAAGCATTTTTGCACACGGATAAGGATTGGAATTAATAATCAGCAAAGTTTATCATTCGACTCCAAAGTCGGGTGTATTTTTGATTAGAATTGCACTTTTGCcgtataaaattattattttcagtccaaattttttccttttatcCCGGTAAATATTTCTTGCCACAATTTTGAAGATAGTTTTGTTACGTTTAAATCGAAACTTGCTAAAAGCATTCACAAAAATACAGCATGCTCAAGCTAGTTCTCTGCAATCTTATCAATATTCTGTAAAAtctttattgaaattttatacATGGAAGGTATAAGAAGAAGCACATTTACACTACAATTATGAGTGTGATACAGGAAAATGcttaaaagatttaaaaaattaaattattgtgATTTTTGCGACAAGTCAGTTGCCGTTTGTATATTGCTAACGTAGTGTTGTCATTGCAATGCATGAAAAAGGAAACGATTTTCTCCCATTGCTGTTACCAGTAATGCTTCCGCCTTATTTCGAATAAGCTCCAGTTGCACAAAACAGGAAAGATACCTATGACAGTAAAACGTTTAGACTGTGTGTAACTCTGAAGTGTAAACAGTGCAAAAGCTAATGGTTTGGTAACAAACTACAACTTAATATTGTAACGAAAATGTCTTTTGTGCAGATTTTGAGTTTTGTAAGATATTTGAGTGCATTTCAATAATGgttataaatattaaattttattttttgtttaaaaccaAGCGCGTGTGATTTTAAGGGTAAATTACAACAAGAGTAGAAAGTACCGTTAATTTCAAAGTGGTTTGCTGACACGTTTTAAAATGagtttacataaaaatacCTTAACGATCCACTTTTAACAGTTTCCAATTAGTAATGCATGCAGCATAAGCAGTTAAGGCGCAGCATCAACCCAAAACATAGCACTGAATTAGTTGGTGTGTGTGCAGGACATAAGTAACTTATTTTGGACgtgtaaataaattgtttatcgTTCATATTTACGTGTTCAAGGATTCTCGTAGCCCTTGCTGAGCAAAATGTCGTCATACTTTTTCCGAAGCTTACCAAAGTTATACAATAGAAAACAACATGCGCTAGCCCATTGCAAACCTCTGTACGAAGATGCTGTAAAATCATTAATGGGTTTCCCAAAATTGGAGATTTCTGAAGGCAGTGTGTTAGACTACAATGGTACCAGGATCATGTTGATGAAGGAATTGTTGAGAAATATTGATATCACTGATAAAGATCTTAATAAAATGAACGTGATTCACGTAGCCGGAACCAAAGGAAAAGGATCAACGTGCACTTTTGTTGAAAGCATTCTCCAGGATCATGGAGTACGAACTGGTTTTTTGACATCACCTCACGTCATTGAAAATCGTGAAAGAATCCACATAAATGGCAAGCCTATTTCAGCTGAATTGTTTGGAAACTACTTCTGGGAAGTGTGTGATAGGTTGGGGAAGTTTGGTAATGTTCAAGATGTCGTCCCCTCCTACTTTTGGTTGTTGACTTTGTTGGGGTTTTATATATTCAAGCATGAGAAAGTTGATGCTGTTATTTTAGAAGTTGGAATAGGTGGCGCATACGATTCAACTAATGTGGTCAACCAACCTACTGTATGTGGTATTACATCTTTAGCTCTTGAACATACTTATGATTTGGGCAAATCCATGAAAATGATTGCTTGGCATAAAGCCGGCATACTTAAACGAAATGCACCTGCGTTTGTTGTTCCACAAACACCAGAATGTATGAGTGTGATACAGAGAAAGGCTGAAGAAATTGGGACCGTTGTTAAAGTGGTACCCAGTCTAACTGATTACTGGAACGATGATGATTTGATTGATTTAAAACTTGGTCTACCCGGTGAACATCAAACTACAAATGCTTCATTGGCGTTGCAACTATCTCATTACTGGCTGAGTCGTCACCAAAATAACACAGGTAACAGACAGGAATTAACGTATTTCAATCTTCAAGGTTCTAACTCTCATGCCTTACCGTTTCACATCAGCAAGCTTGCCAAAAAAGCTTTGTCATCAGAAAGACATTTGTTAGGACGggctgaaaaaataaaatgtggaTCAGTTACATTTTATCTCGATGGGGCTCACACTGCTGAAAGCATTGAACTGGCAGCCAACTGGTTTCGAGAAGAAGCTGAGAAAGAAGCAGCGCTGCTGGATGTCCCATGTGAAAAAGTGTTGGTATTCAACGTTTCTGGAGAAAGGGACGCCaccagttttttgaaattgcttcAACCATTCAATTTTAGTGGAGCAATTTTCACTACAAATGATAtgtctttgaaaaaaaatctgtTTCTTGATGAAACAATACGAGCCGATAATTGCTCGGCAGAAGAGGAATCGAAGAAAATTCATGATAATTTGAATGTGTGGAAATCAATGTGCGGTGGTAATCCAACGACCGTTGAAAATTCTCATGTGTTTCCCAGCGCAGCAGATGCATTGTGTTGGTTGTCAAGCCACTTAGATGAAGATAATTTCAACCGTATTGCTTCGTTGGCGAGTTCGGAGCAAATACAAGTTAGTAGTTTTCATGGAAAGCATGTACAAGTTTTTGTGACAGGAAGCTTTCGACTGGTCGGAGCTTACCTTAGACTTTTAGACTTTGAGCAACACACCtgattgttttcttgtttactgtatatattttgttatacACAGACTGTGTTATATTTCTGGGctattatttaatgtaataGTTGTAATTTGTAACACATATTTACTAACTACTTGAAAATACTGCGTATGCAAATGTGTTTAAGGTTGTAACATGTTAAAGTGGATATAGCTGCTTATATAAGGAGGCAACTTTGCCACTGTTTCTATCTATAGTTACGTAACCAATTCTTAATTAAAAGTAGTGTCCTTTTCAGCACATGTTCAAATAAGAAGTTCTAAAATGTATCGCTTTTTTCTTACTATCATGATGCAAAGCGGTTCGGATAAAAACGATTGggtttatttaatgtttttgttttcttggcAAAATAAAGGCATAATTAATTGAGCACAGACAACTGCTTTTGTTATGAAAACGGTGTCACATCCTACTTAAGAATTGTCATGCAATTTATTTGTCACAGAAAcaattgtattgtatataatGCTATACTGTGTGTAGCCGGAGCCGGATTAAGACTGTAGTGGGCCTCAGACTGAAAGGTATCAAGCGGCCTATATGGAATTCTCTCTCTACCATTTATAACGAAATAAAATGCATACAGAAAATATTACGAACAGTATTACCTCAAACGTACGTGTAATGAAAATGCcgtattaaaaaattttaaccaacAAGTTCTCTATAAATCATACTTAAAAGTTTGGTTTgtttcataaaacaaatatatgtaGGTTATAATAAGTTAAGAAAGATGAACTGCGACTTTACATTAGGGGAATTACCTATCAACACAATTTGATCGCTTCTTGGTGAATTGGAATCAATAAATTACATTATTCGACGACCTAGCTTATTTTGTAAACCAAGGTACTTgtttgtaacattttttgtatGCTGCTCAGCATTTTGCTGAGTGTTTATATGCACGAATTCTTTCTGCGGTTTAAATCTTTCGATCAGCTATTTTTTTAATCCGATATGGTGCAAAGTATAGTCCAGCTTCACCGTGCTCTATAGATGAAAGCCACGTCCACGAGCCAAGTTTGGTTTAACACAAAACATGTGATGTTAAAGAATtaatattcaaaaaaatttagttttacaaGACAAACATGCCGTTTAACGAATACAAGTCAAATTAAGCCTAGCACAGGCTACACACGACATGATATTTTTTCTGAGTTTGTTAAGTAGCTATTCATGGATTTAGATGTGATATAAGAATAGGTCTTCCAAATATACTTTGTGTCTATCTTCTGCATTTTGCAACCACGGCAGCAAGCAGCAATGGGTCGAGCAATAACGATTCATAGGTATGCTCTTTGTACCATTTTCGATGACAATTTCAAGGAAAACCACAAAATGGAAACGGAAATACTCGCTCTGTAGCATAGACTCAGAAACGTCTAAGACGGTTCGTTTCGTAACAATCAGTGAAATATCGCCAAGtaagtcgtgcaaaaactCTTTTCAGGCCAAAGACGACAAAGGTAGGCAGGCAAGAATACATAAATCGCAGGCATTCCAAAATCAGTACAAAATTTATCACTGTATGTTAATAACGTTTAAAGTACGGTGATCTTCATTTTGGTAACGAAATTAATATCTCGAAAGCAAACGTTTGACAGCGAACGTTTAACGTAACCGTTGCAGGCTTTTACGTGAGTAATAAAACCAGTGACTGGTTTATTACAACAAGTCAAAAGAAGTTACAGTATATAAGGAATCAAACAATTCAGCAAACAAATATCCATTTTTGCtttggaaaaaagtttttgaaaagtcGTTTTAGATATAtgctttgaattttatttacaatatttatttaaaaaagttgttatcGTACCACAAGTTGTAGGCTATTCCCAGAGTCACGGAACAATTTCCTGTAATTTTTAgaataaaaaatcaattgaTAAGTCATTTATGTCCCATAATGTCAATAATTGTGAAAAACAATCATCtcttttaacacaaaaatataactaaGGGATGCgaaagttttgcaaagttACGTATTTCGTATAATACCACATAAAGAAACAAGAGAAAAGGTTGCAAAAGTTgatagaaataaattaaagttaactttTAAAGTGTTTCGTTATTCTACCATTGCTTTCATACTGTGTTattgtataggcctactgtaaatttgatgtttatttgCATGTCGCCATACAAGACTTGCTTAACAGTATGTCAATCAAGTAAATATTTGACAAACAAACCAGGTATCTACAAACTTTTGCTATAAACGtgcttattttttataaagtcGTTTGCATTCAGGTGGGCCTATTTTTGCCAGTGCGCTTGGAGCTGCAGCCCCGTCAGCCCCCACCTTAATCCGTTACTGATTACAACTGCGTAATTGATCAATAATAACCAAACTACTGTTCGCACTGTTTTTCATGGCAGTTTTACGTCGTGGGTAAGCGGCTCTGGGCcaaaaaatagaaaacttGAATTACACGGTATAGCATACATCAGCGAATGAAAGATGGCCGAAACCGAGAGGTGTTTTATGGTTATTGACATGTAGGTCAATTAAACTGTTTTCTCTCTATTGGAAGgctttgttttaaattgaCTTCAAAATTTAGTAAACAATTCCTTTggaatgaagtttttatttgacaTTTAACTATCTCGGtattaaacaatacaataccagtaATAAACTTGTATTTTTTGACGGAAATAATTGTAAAATCTCTATTACTCAGTAACTTgccaataaaaaatgaaacacttttTCATCTAAAGCACAAGGTTTGGCAATTGACGTGATTCGTAGATATGAACTAAAAACGTTGTTTACtgattttgtaaacaatttatttcctcaaaataaactttttcatcGTTTTCGCACGAATCCTTGTAGTAAAATTCAACTTGATGGGAAAAAATCAACAATGATCATTGCTAAAACCAAACGAAAATGGCACGTAATATGTGCTAAATATCTTGCTGTGGTGAAGCAACATTGAAATTGTAAGACAAACCACAAAAATTCTATCAATTTTATAAGAAATAATCCAAACAGATATTTAGACCATACAGCCTACTTTGTTTAGTGCGTATTGTTTCACCAatatcaaagttttatttgcaccagttataaattttaatttacacCACTGACTTTTGGTGTGTTAACAAGTttgactttaaaaataaagtatttcCAATCTGGAACGAACTCTACTCcaatttaatcaatttaacCAGAAATTTCCATCCAATGTGGAGGAGTTGTCGTAATATAAATTTTGTCATCACATTGTAGATTCAATGTAGGAATGAATCAGGCAAGTAGATCTTAATGCCAAACCTGCTCGGAGCAAGTGTAAAAACCTTTAACTATATCTGCATGtcttatttgatttttaaagGTAGACTATATGCTGTGCGTTCGTAATATCTGCGCGATTGTACCCTTCACCGTTTACAGCAAGTGAAGCGTAGCGTGGTATAGACCATAGGAGGTATCTTGAAGTGGAGCATTTAAATAGAatataaagaaataaagagAAACCCGGGAGAGAAATCCCAATGTTCAAAAATCAAATCGTAAAAAGGTAAGAGCTGTGTATCAGCCTGTGTTGTGCGTTTCACGTGCTTACTCTTTTTGTTATGCCCGATATGGCTGTTTATCCGGGCGTTACACCAGCGATGGAAGTCATCATTGCATATGGCGTCATATTACTTTTATAgcttgagaactatatggtaaACCTACTCAAACACATtgcgttttctttttttttgtatattttcgTTACacaatgtaaaattttaaataaataatcaaTTGACTCTCTTTAATCTGTAACCGTGAAAGTTTTAGGATCTCGATCTGTGTGTGTATTGGTGTGTTGTCCGTTTTTTTAGTAATTAC of the Clavelina lepadiformis chromosome 7, kaClaLepa1.1, whole genome shotgun sequence genome contains:
- the LOC143465198 gene encoding folylpolyglutamate synthase, mitochondrial-like produces the protein MSSYFFRSLPKLYNRKQHALAHCKPLYEDAVKSLMGFPKLEISEGSVLDYNGTRIMLMKELLRNIDITDKDLNKMNVIHVAGTKGKGSTCTFVESILQDHGVRTGFLTSPHVIENRERIHINGKPISAELFGNYFWEVCDRLGKFGNVQDVVPSYFWLLTLLGFYIFKHEKVDAVILEVGIGGAYDSTNVVNQPTVCGITSLALEHTYDLGKSMKMIAWHKAGILKRNAPAFVVPQTPECMSVIQRKAEEIGTVVKVVPSLTDYWNDDDLIDLKLGLPGEHQTTNASLALQLSHYWLSRHQNNTGNRQELTYFNLQGSNSHALPFHISKLAKKALSSERHLLGRAEKIKCGSVTFYLDGAHTAESIELAANWFREEAEKEAALLDVPCEKVLVFNVSGERDATSFLKLLQPFNFSGAIFTTNDMSLKKNLFLDETIRADNCSAEEESKKIHDNLNVWKSMCGGNPTTVENSHVFPSAADALCWLSSHLDEDNFNRIASLASSEQIQVSSFHGKHVQVFVTGSFRLVGAYLRLLDFEQHT